A DNA window from Paenibacillus sp. HWE-109 contains the following coding sequences:
- the rpsB gene encoding 30S ribosomal protein S2, producing MAVISMKQLLEAGVHFGHQTRRWNPKMDKYIFTERNGIYIIDLQKTVKKVEEAYNFVKSVSEDNGTILFVGTKKQAQDSVAEEAERCGMYFINQRWLGGTLTNFQTIQKRIDRLKTLERWEEDGTFQVLPKKEVIILRKERDRLEKFLGGIKNMKGLPSALFIIDPRKERIAVAEARKLGIPIVGIVDTNCDPDEIDYVIPGNDDAIRAVKLLTAKIADAVIEAHQGEQTTA from the coding sequence ATGGCAGTTATCTCCATGAAACAGCTTTTAGAAGCTGGCGTACATTTCGGTCACCAAACACGTCGTTGGAATCCGAAAATGGACAAGTACATCTTTACAGAAAGAAACGGTATTTACATTATCGATCTACAAAAAACGGTTAAAAAAGTTGAAGAAGCTTACAACTTTGTTAAATCCGTTTCGGAAGATAATGGTACAATCCTTTTCGTTGGAACTAAGAAACAAGCGCAAGATTCCGTTGCTGAAGAAGCAGAACGTTGTGGCATGTACTTCATCAACCAACGTTGGTTGGGTGGTACATTAACTAACTTCCAAACCATTCAAAAACGTATCGACCGTTTGAAAACTCTTGAAAGATGGGAAGAGGACGGTACTTTCCAAGTTCTTCCTAAGAAAGAAGTTATCATTCTTCGCAAAGAAAGAGATCGTCTTGAGAAATTCTTGGGCGGTATCAAGAACATGAAGGGTCTGCCTAGTGCACTTTTCATTATCGATCCACGTAAAGAGCGTATTGCTGTTGCAGAAGCTCGCAAATTGGGTATCCCAATCGTTGGTATCGTTGATACAAACTGTGATCCAGACGAAATCGACTACGTGATCCCAGGTAACGATGATGCGATTCGTGCGGTTAAATTGTTGACAGCGAAAATTGCTGACGCAGTTATCGAAGCACACCAAGGCGAACAAACAACAGCTTAA
- a CDS encoding FliA/WhiG family RNA polymerase sigma factor: MIEQKQSQLANIELWKQWKEEGWVPAKQSLIESYLPLVDYVSSRLAIGLPKSVSKEDLSSFGVMGLIDAVEKFDYARGLQFETYASWRIRGSIIDGLRQGDWVPRSVREKAKKVEDAYQKLEQQYLRSVTDAEISAYLQVSESDFQQMLQDISITTICSIDDPIREEDSETRLSLLVDEKAKNPEFQVNEFYLKDSLAKAIERLTEKERTVVSLFYFEELSLSEIAEVMCLSPSRISQLHSKAILRLKGVLGRFKNQLFQDS; encoded by the coding sequence ATGATTGAACAAAAGCAATCACAACTAGCAAATATTGAGTTATGGAAACAGTGGAAGGAAGAAGGCTGGGTGCCTGCGAAACAATCCCTTATTGAGAGTTACTTGCCTTTAGTCGACTACGTTTCCAGCCGACTTGCAATTGGACTTCCGAAGAGTGTTTCCAAAGAGGATTTATCCAGTTTTGGTGTCATGGGACTTATAGATGCTGTGGAGAAATTCGATTATGCACGTGGGTTGCAATTTGAAACGTATGCTTCTTGGAGAATAAGAGGATCAATCATTGATGGATTGAGACAAGGTGATTGGGTACCCCGTTCTGTACGTGAGAAGGCCAAAAAGGTTGAAGATGCTTATCAGAAGCTGGAACAGCAGTATCTTCGCTCAGTTACTGATGCGGAGATAAGTGCTTATTTGCAAGTGTCAGAATCCGATTTCCAACAGATGCTGCAAGATATTTCCATTACAACCATATGTTCAATCGATGATCCGATTCGTGAGGAAGACTCTGAAACCAGGTTATCCTTACTCGTGGATGAGAAGGCTAAGAACCCTGAGTTTCAGGTGAATGAGTTTTATTTGAAAGATTCTTTGGCCAAAGCGATTGAGCGTTTAACGGAGAAAGAAAGAACCGTCGTTTCTTTATTTTATTTCGAAGAGCTTTCATTGAGTGAAATTGCGGAAGTTATGTGCTTGTCGCCTTCACGCATTTCACAGCTGCATTCCAAGGCGATTCTTCGGTTAAAAGGTGTACTTGGAAGATTCAAGAATCAATTATTTCAGGATTCATAA
- a CDS encoding MinD/ParA family protein encodes MKDQAEALRNLVQIQNDKGTRATRIITVTSGKGGVGKSNFTLNFALTLQSQGYKVLVFDADIGLANIDVLMGVSSKYNLYHLLKKEKTIWEIIQKGYNNLDFIAGGSGFNDLLRLTEEELDYFAEQVTQLNGYVDFIIFDTGAGLSKETLKFILAAEETFVVTTPEPTSITDAYAIIKMVNSMGHDVSFKLVINRVTDLKEGKQTADKIALVAKQFLDIHIPTLGFVDDDATVSKAVKKQIPFTVAFPHSAASRSLNTLTENYIKGYRVIDTPSSGVKGFLNKMMKLLK; translated from the coding sequence ATGAAGGATCAAGCAGAAGCGTTGCGGAACCTGGTACAGATTCAGAATGATAAAGGCACAAGAGCAACCAGGATTATTACCGTGACTAGCGGAAAGGGCGGCGTTGGAAAGTCAAATTTCACGCTGAACTTTGCATTGACGCTTCAGTCTCAAGGTTATAAAGTGCTTGTTTTTGATGCTGATATCGGGCTAGCGAATATTGATGTGCTTATGGGTGTGTCCTCTAAATACAATTTGTATCATCTTTTGAAAAAAGAAAAAACAATTTGGGAAATTATCCAAAAAGGCTATAACAATCTAGATTTTATTGCAGGTGGTTCAGGATTCAATGATCTGCTCCGCTTAACAGAGGAAGAATTGGATTACTTTGCAGAACAAGTTACGCAGCTCAATGGATATGTGGATTTTATCATATTTGACACCGGTGCTGGTTTATCCAAAGAAACACTTAAATTTATTTTAGCTGCCGAAGAAACGTTTGTTGTCACAACACCAGAACCAACATCCATCACTGACGCTTATGCAATAATTAAAATGGTGAATTCCATGGGACATGACGTCTCATTTAAATTAGTCATTAACCGCGTTACAGATTTGAAAGAAGGAAAGCAAACAGCGGATAAAATCGCATTGGTTGCTAAGCAATTTCTAGATATCCATATTCCAACACTTGGTTTTGTAGACGATGATGCAACAGTTTCAAAAGCAGTAAAAAAACAAATACCGTTTACAGTCGCTTTCCCACATTCAGCAGCATCAAGAAGCTTAAACACATTAACCGAAAATTATATCAAAGGTTATCGAGTCATAGATACGCCATCTTCAGGCGTAAAAGGATTTTTAAATAAAATGATGAAACTTTTGAAATAG
- a CDS encoding DUF342 domain-containing protein, whose protein sequence is MLERNMPLDYYINISVSDNKLSASLLITNAEADFKVTTGELEDLIQKNHIVHGLNIPLLAQIAADPKSFYHQKVVIATGTKPVDGQNGSIKYIFAFDEDEKKPLELDDGRVNYKEVVTLHNVRKGQLIGQRSLATEGTPGRAVTGETQFAKAGKEARFKLGKNVIADAEQRALYSAIDGMVVRTDRDKINVFPVYEVNGDVDYNIGNIDFIGTVVIRGNVLPGFRIRAAGDIRVTGGVEAAELEAEGSVEINAGIVGQNKAHIKAGKNVKSSFIQDATIEVAGELLVSQSIMHSTIRAGKAVVCSGSKGLIVGGTIQAGERVTARTIGNTMSTATVVEVGVLPELRNEMITLRNQLRVYMENMDKTDKALTLLDSLAAAGQLTPDKVAMRIKLNHTKKQAIEEQNAVKDRIFEIEKSLEDSEKAKVEVLSTVYGGTKIVIGRYTKFIKDPTNRMTFRLSDGDITMSAYV, encoded by the coding sequence ATGCTTGAGAGGAACATGCCTTTAGATTACTATATTAATATTTCTGTTTCGGACAACAAATTGTCTGCAAGCTTGTTGATCACAAACGCAGAAGCTGATTTCAAAGTTACGACAGGTGAATTGGAAGACCTTATTCAAAAAAATCATATTGTTCATGGATTAAATATACCTTTACTTGCTCAAATTGCAGCGGATCCCAAGTCGTTTTATCATCAAAAAGTCGTAATTGCGACAGGTACTAAGCCTGTAGATGGACAGAATGGCTCTATTAAATATATTTTTGCTTTTGATGAAGATGAAAAAAAACCACTCGAGCTGGATGACGGCAGGGTGAATTATAAAGAAGTTGTAACCCTTCACAATGTGCGGAAAGGCCAACTGATCGGCCAGCGTTCATTAGCGACAGAGGGCACGCCAGGGAGAGCTGTTACAGGCGAAACGCAGTTTGCTAAAGCAGGTAAAGAAGCTCGATTTAAATTGGGCAAGAATGTGATTGCTGATGCCGAACAAAGAGCGCTGTATTCGGCTATTGACGGCATGGTTGTACGTACAGATCGGGATAAAATTAATGTGTTCCCTGTCTATGAAGTGAATGGAGATGTGGACTACAACATAGGTAATATCGATTTCATCGGTACGGTTGTTATTCGCGGCAATGTACTCCCTGGCTTCAGAATTCGAGCAGCAGGCGACATTCGTGTTACTGGCGGCGTCGAAGCAGCTGAACTAGAAGCAGAAGGTTCCGTTGAGATTAACGCTGGGATTGTTGGACAAAATAAAGCACATATTAAAGCTGGAAAGAATGTCAAAAGTTCTTTCATTCAAGATGCTACTATAGAAGTTGCCGGTGAGCTGCTAGTTAGCCAGAGTATCATGCATTCTACGATCAGAGCTGGAAAAGCTGTTGTTTGCAGTGGTTCCAAGGGACTTATTGTTGGAGGTACGATTCAGGCTGGTGAACGTGTAACGGCCAGGACTATCGGGAATACGATGTCAACCGCAACGGTCGTTGAAGTCGGTGTATTGCCGGAGCTTCGCAATGAAATGATTACTTTGCGCAATCAACTTAGAGTGTATATGGAAAATATGGATAAGACCGATAAAGCGCTTACTTTACTAGATTCTTTAGCCGCTGCAGGTCAGCTTACACCTGATAAAGTGGCCATGCGCATCAAACTGAATCACACGAAAAAACAGGCAATTGAAGAACAAAATGCGGTTAAAGACCGGATTTTTGAAATTGAGAAGTCTTTGGAAGACTCCGAGAAAGCGAAAGTGGAGGTTCTGTCTACCGTATATGGGGGAACCAAAATCGTAATAGGGCGCTATACGAAATTCATCAAGGATCCAACGAATCGGATGACGTTCCGTCTAAGTGATGGTGATATTACGATGAGTGCCTATGTGTAA
- the tsf gene encoding translation elongation factor Ts yields the protein MAVTAAQVKELREKTGAGMLDCKKALEEANGDITKAGELLREKGLSAAANKAGRIATEGAVESYIHAGGKVGVLVEINCETDFVGKTDQFRTFCKDIAMHIAAANPTYVRREEVPTEALEKEKEILRNQALNEGKPEKIIDKMVEGRIGKYYEEFCLMEQQFVKDPDKTIDQLLNEKIAAIGENISIRRFVRFGLGEGLEKKQENFAEEVMSQVNL from the coding sequence ATGGCAGTTACAGCAGCACAAGTGAAAGAATTACGTGAAAAAACAGGCGCAGGTATGTTGGATTGCAAGAAAGCACTTGAAGAAGCAAACGGCGATATCACGAAAGCTGGCGAATTGCTTCGCGAAAAAGGTCTTTCCGCGGCAGCTAACAAAGCTGGACGTATCGCTACAGAAGGCGCAGTAGAGTCTTACATCCACGCTGGCGGTAAAGTAGGCGTTCTTGTTGAGATCAACTGTGAAACTGACTTTGTTGGTAAAACAGATCAATTCAGAACGTTCTGCAAAGACATCGCAATGCACATCGCAGCAGCGAACCCAACTTATGTGCGTCGTGAAGAAGTACCAACAGAAGCTTTGGAAAAAGAAAAAGAAATTCTTCGCAACCAAGCTTTAAATGAAGGCAAGCCTGAGAAAATCATTGACAAAATGGTTGAAGGCCGCATCGGCAAATACTACGAAGAGTTCTGTTTGATGGAACAACAATTCGTTAAAGATCCAGACAAAACGATCGACCAATTGTTGAATGAGAAAATCGCTGCTATCGGTGAGAATATCTCCATTCGTCGTTTCGTACGTTTCGGTCTTGGTGAAGGTCTAGAGAAAAAACAAGAGAACTTTGCGGAAGAAGTTATGTCCCAAGTTAACCTATAA
- a CDS encoding chemotaxis protein CheC, translating into MDVLKEVGNIGAGHAATALSTLLDKPIDMLVPKVRMLPFEEICESVGGAETVVLAIFLRVDGDAPGNMFFILNLDAAKNMLRDLIGMNIQDQEEYSELELSALNEIGNILAGSYLSSLADFTNLNMQPTVPALAIDMAGAILSYGLLQFGQMGDQALLIDTKFLEGDNEVQGHFFLIPDPESFGKIFSALGVESS; encoded by the coding sequence ATGGATGTTTTGAAAGAAGTAGGGAACATAGGTGCGGGGCACGCAGCGACCGCCCTATCTACTTTATTAGATAAGCCAATTGATATGCTTGTTCCCAAAGTACGCATGCTGCCTTTTGAAGAAATTTGCGAAAGTGTCGGTGGAGCCGAGACTGTAGTTCTAGCTATTTTCTTGCGAGTGGATGGCGATGCTCCTGGTAATATGTTTTTTATTCTCAATTTAGATGCTGCCAAAAATATGTTGAGAGATCTGATTGGGATGAACATACAGGATCAAGAAGAATATTCTGAACTTGAATTGTCGGCGCTGAATGAAATAGGCAATATTCTAGCCGGGTCCTATTTATCCTCACTTGCAGATTTCACGAATTTAAACATGCAACCTACCGTTCCGGCGTTAGCGATTGATATGGCAGGAGCTATCTTAAGTTATGGCTTATTGCAATTTGGTCAAATGGGAGATCAAGCCCTTCTCATTGATACCAAATTTTTGGAAGGGGATAATGAAGTACAAGGACATTTCTTCCTCATTCCTGATCCGGAATCGTTTGGCAAAATATTTTCCGCATTGGGAGTAGAGTCTTCATGA
- a CDS encoding chemotaxis protein CheD, with protein MIQDNLIKVGMADLNVAHQIGVLKTTGLGSCVGVTLYDSRVKVAGMAHVMLPSSEIAREGSLNIAKYADTAIPELISRMELLGAAVSRLEAKLAGGAQMFAFAGNNDTMRIGPRNVESCKEMLIKYRIPIRAEDTGANYGRTIEFNSETGILVIRSVQLGVKEI; from the coding sequence ATGATCCAAGACAATTTGATTAAAGTAGGAATGGCTGACCTGAATGTAGCTCACCAAATAGGTGTGCTAAAGACAACAGGGCTGGGTTCGTGTGTAGGTGTCACTTTGTATGATAGCCGCGTTAAAGTGGCCGGTATGGCACATGTTATGCTGCCTTCATCAGAGATTGCACGTGAGGGATCGCTGAACATTGCTAAATACGCGGATACAGCTATTCCTGAGTTAATCTCAAGAATGGAATTGCTTGGCGCAGCTGTGAGCAGATTAGAAGCCAAACTCGCTGGTGGTGCACAGATGTTTGCTTTTGCGGGAAATAATGATACGATGAGAATTGGGCCTAGAAATGTAGAATCTTGTAAAGAAATGTTGATTAAATATCGAATTCCAATTCGCGCTGAGGATACAGGTGCCAACTACGGCCGCACCATTGAATTTAATAGTGAGACAGGCATACTGGTAATTCGAAGTGTCCAATTAGGAGTGAAGGAAATTTAA
- a CDS encoding chemotaxis protein CheA yields the protein MELSQYLSMFIDESKEHLQSLNENLLSLESSPQDISIVHNIFRSAHTLKGMSATMGFEDIAALTHEMENVLDLVRNSKIEMNPFIFDCIFKSLDSLESMVEDIIQGGTGKADVSPIVVSLRSIVTGEYKTAVVPAAVTAVKEPTKGIEVDEFQFSILQQSIDSGFLVFYVEVTVNENCVLKAARAYMVFDALERMGEIVKATPSVQEIEQEKFDRSFSLYFISKVDQGTLEKEILNVSEIQSAIIITVDTESLDELSRPRTEVEAARQEIAAAVAAAVVPVQTPTIEVAAPKVEAAAAVVAKPAAGGAPVASRTIRVDIERLDALMNLFSELLIDRVRLEQLATEVKRNDLTETVEHMSRVSSDLQNIVLKLRMVPVDSVFNRFPRMIRDLAKSLDKKVDLVITGAETELDRTVIDEIGDPLVHLLRNAVDHGIESISDRLAAGKSEQGTIQLRAFHSGNHVFIEIEEDGKGIYRDKVLKTALKNGLVTAEQAAKLSDIEVYNLLFASGFSTAEKISDISGRGVGLDVVKTKIQMLGGHVQVDSRPGLGSKFSVQLPLTLSIISAMLVRLGSEKYAIPLSSIVETSAIQKKQIRNIHGNKMVDYRNSVIPLVSLSTLFSVPDFNEDLEDETEIVVVRKGDKQVALMVDEFIGQQEIVLKTLGKYLSGLFAISGATILGDGQVALIIDPNALIK from the coding sequence TTGGAACTTAGTCAATATTTATCCATGTTTATCGATGAATCGAAAGAGCATTTGCAATCTTTGAATGAGAACTTACTAAGTTTAGAAAGCAGCCCTCAGGATATTAGTATTGTACATAATATTTTCCGCTCTGCTCACACGTTGAAAGGCATGTCCGCAACGATGGGCTTCGAGGACATAGCAGCCCTTACGCATGAGATGGAAAACGTCTTAGATCTAGTTCGCAATAGTAAAATTGAAATGAATCCTTTCATTTTTGATTGTATTTTCAAAAGTTTGGATTCTTTGGAATCCATGGTGGAAGACATTATTCAAGGCGGTACTGGTAAAGCAGATGTATCCCCGATTGTTGTTTCACTTCGCTCTATTGTGACGGGTGAGTACAAGACAGCAGTAGTCCCGGCAGCTGTTACTGCCGTGAAAGAGCCAACAAAAGGAATTGAAGTTGATGAGTTCCAATTTTCCATTTTGCAACAGTCCATCGATTCAGGTTTCCTAGTTTTTTATGTCGAAGTGACAGTGAACGAGAACTGCGTTCTAAAAGCGGCGCGTGCTTATATGGTCTTTGATGCTTTAGAAAGAATGGGAGAGATCGTGAAAGCGACGCCTTCTGTTCAAGAAATTGAACAAGAGAAATTCGATCGCTCTTTCTCCTTATACTTTATTTCGAAAGTGGATCAAGGAACGCTTGAAAAAGAGATTTTGAATGTTTCAGAGATTCAATCTGCGATTATCATTACAGTCGATACAGAATCCTTGGATGAGCTTTCTCGTCCGCGAACTGAAGTTGAGGCAGCAAGACAAGAAATCGCCGCTGCAGTGGCTGCGGCTGTTGTGCCTGTGCAGACTCCAACGATTGAAGTAGCAGCACCAAAAGTAGAAGCAGCTGCGGCTGTTGTCGCTAAACCTGCTGCTGGCGGAGCTCCCGTAGCGAGCCGTACGATTCGTGTAGATATTGAACGACTAGATGCACTTATGAATTTATTTAGTGAATTGTTAATCGATCGCGTGCGACTGGAACAACTCGCTACGGAAGTTAAACGGAATGATTTGACTGAAACCGTTGAACATATGTCCAGAGTCAGCAGTGATTTGCAGAATATCGTCTTGAAGCTCCGCATGGTGCCTGTAGATTCTGTTTTCAATAGATTTCCTCGTATGATCAGAGACTTAGCTAAATCATTGGATAAGAAAGTAGATCTTGTGATTACTGGCGCTGAAACGGAATTAGATCGTACCGTTATTGATGAAATTGGTGATCCGCTCGTTCATTTGCTTCGCAACGCGGTGGATCACGGGATTGAATCTATTAGCGACAGACTTGCAGCAGGCAAGAGTGAGCAGGGTACCATTCAGCTTCGCGCATTTCATAGCGGTAATCATGTCTTTATTGAAATCGAAGAAGACGGCAAAGGAATTTATCGCGATAAAGTGTTGAAAACCGCACTCAAGAATGGTCTCGTAACGGCTGAACAAGCTGCGAAATTGTCAGATATCGAAGTCTATAATTTGCTATTCGCATCTGGGTTCAGTACAGCTGAGAAAATTTCTGACATTTCAGGTCGTGGGGTTGGTCTTGATGTCGTTAAGACGAAGATCCAAATGCTAGGCGGACACGTGCAAGTTGATTCCAGACCAGGTTTGGGCAGTAAATTTTCCGTGCAACTTCCATTGACGTTGTCCATCATCTCAGCGATGCTTGTTCGTTTGGGCAGTGAGAAATACGCCATTCCATTGTCTTCCATCGTTGAAACTTCTGCTATTCAAAAGAAACAAATTCGCAACATCCATGGCAACAAAATGGTGGATTACCGCAATTCGGTTATTCCGTTGGTATCACTCAGTACGTTGTTCAGTGTTCCAGATTTCAATGAGGATCTGGAAGATGAAACCGAAATTGTCGTTGTTCGCAAAGGGGACAAGCAAGTTGCTTTAATGGTGGATGAATTTATTGGCCAGCAAGAAATTGTCCTCAAAACATTGGGCAAATACTTATCTGGATTGTTTGCTATTTCAGGCGCAACGATTCTCGGGGATGGACAAGTAGCTTTGATTATTGACCCTAATGCATTGATTAAATAA
- the flhF gene encoding flagellar biosynthesis protein FlhF: MRVKRYVVDSMPDALQKIRTDLGKDAVILNTKEIRTGGFLGLFGKKKIEVIAAIDASNAAANAASQQRVAAPQMQQPRVQASANNLQAVKQQTHMSDFPDVPDVFAPVSAAREPVAVKTAHEAPAAPLYAAQQSYSPVSVNAPNRPNAKDEHLLEELKQMKEMMHKLTKAADVSNLPEPLQVIEQRLYDQEVDALLVRQIIDETLADFELADEPVTEEAAKQIVKSKLGQVFQSDKSKQISLNTRVVHFVGPTGVGKTTTIAKLAAEQVLKYQRKVGFITSDTYRIAAIEQLKTYATILNVPLEVVFSPQDLSKAFHNLADCDIIFMDTAGRNFRNEMYVSELNSLLKTQGNSETILVLSLTTKYRDMRAITNNFNKFKLDKVIFTKMDETDSYGAIVNIVHEFTLQISYVANGQNVPDDITEMNEWQIIDLLLEEPKA; encoded by the coding sequence ATGAGAGTAAAAAGATATGTTGTCGATTCCATGCCGGATGCTTTGCAGAAAATTCGCACTGATCTGGGCAAGGATGCTGTTATTTTGAATACCAAAGAAATTCGTACTGGTGGCTTTCTCGGTTTATTTGGCAAAAAAAAGATTGAAGTTATTGCAGCAATCGATGCTTCGAACGCTGCTGCCAATGCGGCTAGCCAACAGCGTGTAGCAGCACCTCAAATGCAGCAGCCGCGGGTGCAGGCATCGGCAAACAATCTTCAAGCTGTTAAGCAGCAAACACATATGTCTGATTTTCCTGATGTGCCTGATGTTTTCGCTCCCGTGAGCGCAGCCAGAGAACCCGTAGCTGTCAAAACTGCTCACGAGGCGCCTGCAGCTCCGCTCTACGCTGCGCAACAATCGTACTCGCCTGTTTCTGTGAATGCACCTAACAGGCCAAATGCTAAGGATGAGCACTTGCTTGAGGAACTCAAGCAAATGAAGGAAATGATGCACAAGCTGACGAAAGCAGCTGACGTTTCCAATCTTCCGGAACCATTGCAAGTGATTGAACAACGACTTTACGATCAAGAAGTAGATGCTTTACTTGTTCGCCAAATCATTGACGAGACCTTAGCTGATTTCGAATTGGCTGATGAACCCGTGACGGAAGAAGCCGCCAAACAAATTGTTAAGTCCAAACTTGGCCAAGTTTTTCAATCAGATAAGAGCAAACAAATCTCACTGAATACTCGCGTTGTTCATTTCGTGGGGCCAACCGGGGTTGGCAAAACAACGACAATTGCCAAGTTGGCTGCTGAACAAGTCCTAAAGTATCAACGAAAAGTTGGATTCATCACTTCGGATACGTACCGTATTGCAGCAATTGAGCAGTTGAAAACGTACGCTACAATTTTGAATGTGCCGCTGGAAGTAGTCTTCTCGCCGCAAGATCTGTCGAAAGCTTTTCATAATCTAGCGGATTGCGATATTATTTTCATGGATACGGCCGGCCGGAATTTTAGGAATGAAATGTATGTTTCTGAACTGAACTCACTTCTCAAGACACAGGGGAATAGTGAAACCATTCTCGTCTTGAGTTTAACAACCAAATATCGCGATATGAGAGCTATTACCAATAATTTCAATAAGTTTAAATTGGACAAAGTGATTTTTACGAAAATGGACGAAACGGATTCTTATGGAGCAATTGTGAATATTGTTCATGAATTTACTCTTCAAATTTCCTATGTCGCGAATGGACAAAATGTCCCTGATGATATTACGGAGATGAATGAGTGGCAAATCATTGATTTGTTGTTGGAGGAGCCTAAAGCATGA
- a CDS encoding chemotaxis protein CheW, with protein MGEEKKVIVFALGTEEYGVEVEKVRTIERMQPMTRVPKAPEFIKGVINLRGVVIPIIDLRSRFGLDELPTTDATRIIIVSAGDFEVGLIVDSANDVIDLDTDNIDNPPEIVGGIKAKYLDGIARVGEQRLLVLLNLEQVLDRNELQQLERVED; from the coding sequence ATGGGAGAAGAAAAAAAGGTTATCGTCTTTGCACTTGGAACTGAAGAATATGGTGTGGAAGTTGAGAAAGTCAGAACAATTGAAAGAATGCAACCGATGACCCGTGTTCCGAAAGCGCCGGAATTTATCAAAGGTGTGATTAATCTTCGGGGTGTCGTGATTCCGATTATTGATCTTCGTTCCCGCTTTGGACTCGATGAACTGCCGACTACGGATGCTACACGCATTATCATTGTCTCTGCAGGGGATTTCGAGGTTGGTTTGATTGTTGATTCGGCTAATGACGTTATAGATCTGGATACAGATAATATAGATAATCCTCCTGAAATTGTTGGCGGGATTAAAGCCAAGTATCTGGATGGCATTGCCCGTGTCGGAGAACAAAGATTATTAGTTTTGCTCAACTTGGAGCAGGTATTGGACCGCAACGAACTCCAACAGTTGGAAAGAGTAGAGGATTAA
- a CDS encoding protein-glutamate methylesterase/protein-glutamine glutaminase: protein MAPYNILVVDDSVFMRKIISDLISENPQYQIIGTAKNGQEAIEQVKLLRPDAVTMDIEMPVMNGLDALQRIMAEHPTPIIMLSSLTEEGASETIKALEWGAVDFIRKPSGSISLDLYKVKQLLHEKLHMAVRTKMRSFQPVQQKPLLSRLNTTPTPPIIEKSKASVLKPPDVKAGAAEGSTHFNHLVAIGTSTGGPRALHQVISNIPAGFPAPILIVQHMPPNFTKSLAQRLNDISQIKVVEAAEGDVLQTATAYVAPGGWHMIAYKDSNKTYKIRLTKEDPRSGHRPSVDVMFESLLGMSELKRHIVLMTGMGSDGAKGMLSLKQSGVATTIAESEETCVVYGMPRAAVEMQAAMHVLPQQDIAVRLAQCVLN, encoded by the coding sequence ATGGCACCTTATAACATTCTAGTCGTAGACGACTCTGTCTTTATGCGAAAAATTATTAGCGATTTGATTTCTGAAAATCCCCAGTATCAAATCATTGGTACGGCTAAAAATGGTCAAGAAGCCATCGAACAAGTTAAACTTCTTCGTCCTGATGCCGTCACGATGGATATCGAAATGCCCGTCATGAACGGGCTGGATGCTCTTCAACGGATAATGGCTGAACACCCTACTCCGATTATCATGTTAAGTTCTTTAACCGAAGAAGGGGCATCTGAAACGATTAAAGCGCTTGAATGGGGAGCTGTCGACTTTATTCGAAAGCCTTCTGGCTCGATTTCCCTTGACTTATACAAAGTAAAACAACTACTTCATGAAAAACTTCATATGGCAGTAAGAACCAAAATGAGAAGCTTCCAGCCTGTTCAGCAGAAACCATTGTTATCTCGTTTGAATACAACACCGACTCCACCGATAATTGAGAAAAGCAAAGCATCTGTTTTGAAACCTCCTGATGTGAAAGCGGGAGCGGCTGAGGGTTCGACGCACTTCAATCATCTTGTTGCGATAGGTACTTCAACAGGGGGGCCTAGAGCTTTACATCAAGTCATCTCGAATATCCCTGCTGGTTTTCCAGCTCCGATTCTTATTGTTCAACATATGCCGCCTAACTTTACCAAGTCATTAGCACAACGTTTGAATGACATTTCGCAAATTAAAGTTGTTGAGGCAGCGGAGGGGGATGTTCTCCAAACCGCAACAGCTTACGTGGCTCCTGGCGGCTGGCATATGATCGCATATAAAGATTCGAACAAAACGTACAAAATCCGATTAACCAAAGAAGATCCTCGTTCTGGCCACCGCCCCTCGGTGGATGTCATGTTTGAGTCCTTGCTTGGTATGAGTGAGTTGAAACGGCACATCGTACTGATGACAGGGATGGGAAGCGATGGCGCCAAAGGGATGCTGTCACTGAAGCAATCCGGTGTAGCGACAACCATTGCTGAGTCTGAAGAAACATGCGTCGTATATGGCATGCCTCGGGCTGCTGTAGAGATGCAAGCTGCGATGCACGTGCTGCCACAGCAAGATATTGCCGTTAGACTAGCTCAATGCGTACTTAATTAG